The following proteins come from a genomic window of Bacillales bacterium:
- a CDS encoding amino acid ABC transporter ATP-binding protein, whose protein sequence is MIQFKNVHKWFGDLHVLNGINLKIDEGEVVVIVGPSGSGKSTLIRCINGLERFQKGNLEVNGKALEDKKIQLNELRKEISMVFQHFNLYPHMSVLDNVTFAPRKVLKIPRQEAELQAKEQLSKVGILDKANAKPDQLSGGQKQRVAIARGLAMKPKIFLFDEPTSALDPEMIKEVLDVMKLLATEGSTMVVVTHEMGFAREVADRVIFMDDGAIVEENTPEAFFQHPKEERAKAFLSKIL, encoded by the coding sequence ATGATTCAATTCAAAAACGTTCACAAATGGTTTGGCGATTTGCACGTACTCAACGGCATCAACTTGAAGATCGATGAAGGAGAAGTTGTCGTCATTGTCGGTCCGAGCGGATCGGGAAAGAGCACGTTGATTCGTTGCATTAACGGGTTGGAAAGGTTTCAGAAAGGAAATCTTGAAGTCAACGGTAAAGCGCTCGAAGATAAGAAGATTCAGCTCAACGAACTGCGCAAAGAAATTAGCATGGTGTTTCAACATTTTAATCTATATCCTCATATGTCCGTTTTGGACAATGTGACGTTTGCTCCGCGCAAAGTGCTGAAAATTCCGCGGCAAGAAGCCGAACTGCAAGCAAAAGAACAGTTAAGCAAAGTTGGTATTCTCGATAAGGCAAATGCCAAGCCCGACCAATTGTCCGGAGGGCAAAAGCAACGCGTGGCGATCGCCCGCGGATTGGCGATGAAACCGAAAATCTTCTTGTTCGACGAACCGACTTCGGCTCTCGATCCGGAAATGATTAAGGAAGTGCTTGACGTGATGAAACTGTTGGCAACCGAAGGTTCGACCATGGTGGTTGTCACGCACGAAATGGGGTTTGCCCGGGAGGTTGCCGACCGGGTGATTTTCATGGATGACGGCGCAATTGTGGAAGAAAACACGCCGGAAGCATTTTTCCAACATCCGAAGGAGGAACGAGCGAAGGCGTTTTTGAGCAAAATTTTGTAA
- a CDS encoding transporter substrate-binding domain-containing protein has product MKKSILLLLTLVFTMGLVLSACESSGSSGGEAKDTLQQIKDRGKLIVGVKYDVNLFGLKDPKTGKVEGYDADLMRALAKHIFGEDKKLEDILEFKQVNSKTRFEMVNNGEIDMASATATITPEREERVDFSNIYFIAGQSLLVKKGSPIKSIDDLGPDTTVIAVKGSTSEKNIKEKAPDAPVKLFDDYAQAFSALKAGKGDTLTTDNAILLGMHKEDPNYVLTGGLFTSEPYGMIFREDDDEFRKYVNDFLDELKSSGKLAEIYKKWFGEAPPEDILKENTMLK; this is encoded by the coding sequence ATGAAAAAATCAATCTTATTGCTTTTGACGCTCGTGTTCACGATGGGCCTCGTTTTATCGGCCTGTGAATCGTCGGGGTCAAGCGGAGGCGAAGCGAAGGATACATTGCAACAAATCAAAGATCGCGGCAAGCTGATCGTCGGCGTGAAATATGATGTTAACTTGTTTGGCTTAAAAGATCCGAAAACCGGTAAAGTCGAGGGCTATGACGCCGATTTAATGCGCGCATTGGCGAAACATATTTTCGGCGAAGACAAAAAGCTGGAAGACATTTTAGAATTTAAGCAAGTCAACTCGAAAACGCGCTTTGAAATGGTCAACAACGGAGAAATTGACATGGCTTCCGCTACCGCAACGATTACGCCTGAACGCGAAGAACGCGTCGATTTCAGCAACATTTATTTTATTGCAGGACAGTCGCTTTTGGTGAAAAAAGGAAGCCCGATCAAAAGCATCGACGATCTCGGTCCGGACACGACAGTCATTGCCGTGAAAGGCTCGACGAGCGAAAAGAATATTAAGGAAAAAGCACCAGACGCGCCGGTTAAATTGTTTGACGATTATGCTCAAGCATTCAGCGCCTTGAAAGCTGGGAAAGGTGATACGTTGACGACCGACAACGCCATTTTGCTCGGTATGCACAAGGAAGACCCGAATTATGTTTTGACCGGCGGTTTATTCACGTCCGAACCGTACGGCATGATCTTCCGGGAAGACGATGATGAATTTAGAAAATACGTCAATGATTTCTTGGATGAACTGAAATCGTCCGGCAAACTGGCAGAAATTTATAAAAAATGGTTTGGCGAAGCACCGCCTGAAGATATTTTAAAAGAAAACACGATGCTGAAATAA
- a CDS encoding amino acid ABC transporter permease translates to MDFAAVFSHLDLYWSGFLRTLLTSAIAVVLSLILGLIVAALRVSGVKPLAFFARWYVEFLRNTPLLVQVFFFYYALPQLHLPFLNFNGFQAGVLGLSFYTAAYVAEIVRAGIQSIEAGQMEAARASGLTYVQAMVYIIFPQAFRIVIPPLGTEYINTVKNSAILAFFAGADLMYVADTLQGSTGAVFAVYITAGLFYLLITIPLSVFVNFLEKKLLVA, encoded by the coding sequence ATGGATTTTGCCGCTGTGTTTTCACATCTGGACCTTTATTGGTCAGGTTTTTTGCGAACGTTACTGACAAGCGCCATTGCGGTCGTTTTAAGCCTCATCCTCGGCTTGATCGTGGCGGCATTAAGAGTATCGGGCGTCAAGCCGCTCGCTTTTTTCGCCCGCTGGTATGTCGAGTTTTTGCGGAACACGCCGTTGCTCGTTCAAGTCTTTTTCTTTTATTATGCGTTGCCGCAACTTCATCTTCCATTTTTGAATTTCAACGGCTTTCAAGCTGGCGTACTCGGCTTGAGCTTTTATACCGCGGCTTACGTGGCGGAAATTGTCCGAGCCGGCATTCAATCGATTGAGGCCGGCCAAATGGAGGCCGCACGCGCCTCTGGACTGACATACGTGCAAGCCATGGTGTACATTATCTTTCCGCAGGCGTTCCGTATCGTGATTCCGCCGCTCGGCACTGAATATATCAATACGGTGAAAAACTCGGCGATTCTCGCTTTTTTTGCCGGGGCTGATCTTATGTACGTCGCTGATACGCTGCAAGGGAGCACAGGAGCGGTATTTGCCGTGTACATCACCGCTGGCCTTTTTTATTTGCTCATTACGATTCCGTTAAGCGTATTCGTTAATTTCTTGGAAAAAAAGCTTTTGGTCGCGTGA
- a CDS encoding amino acid ABC transporter permease produces the protein MDLIIDAYSWTNLQFLAKGILLTLLLAFVTIVISFVLGALLAIFRYSKTPFLGHFAFLYTEVIRNTPLILILFFTYFGLPQLNLPFDVPLFWKLAIGLIIFEISQLAEIVRGGLNSIEDGQLEAAQSQGVTYLQMLNHIILPQAFKRMIPAIVGQFITIVKDTSYTAMFGLLEILNRAQIIWNHQLNFIFPIIVLVAVIYFVINFGLSSFSIRLEKKLS, from the coding sequence ATGGACTTAATTATCGATGCTTACAGTTGGACAAATTTGCAGTTTTTGGCAAAGGGCATTTTGCTTACTTTGCTGTTGGCTTTCGTGACGATTGTGATCAGTTTTGTCCTCGGTGCGCTGCTCGCGATTTTTCGCTATAGCAAAACGCCGTTTCTCGGACACTTTGCTTTCCTTTACACGGAAGTCATTCGAAACACCCCGCTCATTTTAATTTTGTTTTTTACGTATTTCGGTTTGCCGCAACTAAACTTGCCGTTTGATGTTCCGCTGTTTTGGAAGTTGGCGATCGGGTTGATCATTTTCGAGATCAGTCAGTTGGCGGAAATTGTTCGCGGGGGGCTGAACTCGATTGAAGACGGCCAATTGGAAGCAGCGCAATCCCAAGGGGTCACGTATTTGCAAATGTTAAACCATATTATTTTGCCCCAGGCTTTTAAACGGATGATTCCAGCGATCGTCGGTCAATTCATTACCATCGTCAAGGATACGTCCTATACTGCAATGTTCGGTCTTTTGGAGATCTTAAACCGCGCGCAAATCATTTGGAATCATCAATTAAACTTTATCTTTCCGATCATCGTTTTGGTAGCCGTTATTTATTTCGTTATTAATTTCGGTTTATCCTCGTTCAGCATTAGGCTCGAAAAGAAATTAAGTTGA
- a CDS encoding DUF2621 domain-containing protein, producing MTDLFMWFIAFWTVCMVGFMAIGGFFMFRKFLKKLPKEDGRSIMDWQEHYVNETKHLWTPEQKQLLEELVAPVPQLFRDLARHKIAAKIGELAIRERAAKIDQDLIVRGYILATPKKDHRWLIKTLERKQIDLAPYRSFFDESRFGSLLDRRAGESK from the coding sequence ATGACGGATTTATTCATGTGGTTCATCGCCTTTTGGACCGTTTGCATGGTCGGTTTCATGGCGATCGGCGGGTTTTTCATGTTCCGCAAATTTTTGAAAAAACTTCCGAAAGAAGACGGCCGGTCGATCATGGATTGGCAAGAGCATTACGTAAACGAGACGAAACATTTATGGACGCCGGAACAAAAGCAGCTTCTCGAAGAGCTCGTCGCTCCGGTGCCCCAACTGTTCCGTGACCTCGCCAGGCACAAAATCGCCGCAAAAATCGGCGAACTCGCCATCCGGGAACGAGCAGCGAAAATCGATCAAGACTTGATCGTGCGCGGATACATTCTCGCAACCCCGAAAAAGGATCACCGATGGTTGATCAAAACGCTCGAACGAAAACAAATTGATCTTGCCCCTTATCGTTCCTTTTTCGATGAGTCGCGGTTCGGCTCGCTTCTCGACAGACGTGCCGGCGAAAGCAAATAA
- the selB gene encoding selenocysteine-specific translation elongation factor codes for MKHYTVGMAGHIDHGKTALTKALTGVDTDRLKAEKERGVSIEPGYARLDLDEEMQVSIIDVPGHERFIRQMIAGVAGIDLVVLVVAADEGVMPQTEEHLEILTYLGVENGIVVITKCEKADEEILELVKEDVRETLSDCSLAEAEIVCVDSLSGRGMATLKQLFRKKLPGVAPRKRQGPLRLPIDQVFTIHGQGTIVRGTIVEGTVKEGETLTVYPERQSVRVRQIQVQHERVKQAGAGQRAAINVSGLSKQELHRGDVLVGSDADWTTKRLDVKVTASRKLRHHVKQRAPIRLHIGTAQAKGKMVFFDRKQLEAGEEAYVQLQLEEPIVAVNGDRFIIRRPTPAETIGGGKVIEAKAEKHRFGEETIQRLKKRSEGTLEEAVLDRFEQEGALAEQQISDAFRVYGEPLKQLLATLHERGVIRLIGDGQWVYRRAFDEVQNDMIDQLKDYHERYPLRRGIEKAEMLNRLKGSETVKEAALEALVASERVNRHGPVLALAAFVPAMPKAFEKRLKRLTAEMEEAGLEVDHWQALVEMHGLPETVAADFRAFLLEQNKAVKLGDFALVHREAFRSAVRRLFEHTGGAPFDVKTAKAALDVSRKYLIPLLERMDAMQMTVRTGNERKWIDRGVRGWLKREN; via the coding sequence GTGAAGCACTATACGGTCGGCATGGCGGGGCATATTGATCACGGGAAAACGGCGTTGACGAAGGCTTTGACCGGCGTCGACACCGATCGATTGAAAGCGGAAAAAGAACGAGGCGTATCGATTGAGCCGGGGTACGCCCGACTCGATTTGGATGAGGAAATGCAAGTTTCGATCATTGACGTGCCGGGCCATGAACGTTTTATTCGACAAATGATCGCCGGGGTGGCCGGCATTGATCTCGTTGTTCTCGTCGTGGCAGCCGATGAAGGCGTGATGCCGCAAACGGAAGAACATTTGGAAATCTTGACTTATCTCGGCGTCGAAAACGGCATCGTCGTGATCACGAAATGCGAGAAGGCCGATGAGGAGATTCTCGAGCTCGTGAAAGAGGACGTCCGAGAAACGTTAAGCGACTGCTCATTGGCGGAAGCCGAAATCGTGTGCGTGGACAGCCTGTCCGGACGCGGCATGGCGACGTTGAAACAGCTGTTTCGAAAAAAACTGCCCGGAGTGGCGCCGCGAAAAAGGCAAGGGCCGTTGCGTCTGCCGATTGATCAAGTGTTTACGATCCACGGTCAAGGAACGATCGTGCGCGGCACGATCGTCGAGGGGACGGTAAAGGAAGGAGAAACGTTGACGGTCTATCCCGAAAGGCAGTCGGTACGCGTACGGCAAATTCAAGTGCAGCATGAACGGGTGAAACAGGCCGGCGCCGGACAGCGGGCAGCGATCAACGTTAGCGGCTTGTCTAAGCAAGAGCTGCATCGCGGCGACGTGTTGGTCGGTTCGGACGCTGATTGGACGACGAAGCGACTCGATGTGAAGGTAACCGCTTCCCGCAAGCTGCGACACCACGTGAAGCAACGAGCCCCGATTCGCCTTCATATCGGCACCGCACAGGCGAAAGGGAAGATGGTTTTTTTCGACCGAAAACAGTTGGAAGCCGGGGAAGAAGCTTACGTTCAGCTGCAGTTGGAAGAGCCGATTGTCGCTGTGAATGGCGATCGTTTCATCATAAGGCGGCCGACACCGGCGGAAACGATTGGCGGCGGGAAAGTCATCGAAGCGAAAGCGGAGAAACACCGGTTTGGCGAAGAAACGATCCAACGATTGAAAAAGAGAAGTGAAGGTACGCTGGAAGAAGCGGTGCTTGATCGGTTTGAACAGGAAGGCGCCCTCGCGGAACAGCAGATCTCCGATGCGTTTCGGGTGTATGGCGAACCGCTGAAGCAGCTGTTGGCAACGCTGCATGAGCGCGGGGTGATTCGGTTGATCGGTGATGGTCAATGGGTGTACCGACGTGCGTTCGATGAAGTCCAAAACGACATGATTGACCAATTGAAAGACTATCATGAACGATATCCGTTGCGCCGCGGCATTGAGAAAGCGGAAATGCTCAACCGTTTGAAAGGATCGGAAACGGTGAAGGAAGCGGCTCTTGAAGCGCTCGTTGCGAGCGAACGCGTGAACAGGCACGGACCTGTATTGGCATTGGCGGCGTTCGTGCCGGCAATGCCGAAAGCTTTCGAAAAACGATTGAAGCGGTTGACGGCGGAAATGGAGGAAGCGGGGCTCGAAGTCGATCATTGGCAGGCGCTCGTCGAGATGCACGGCCTGCCGGAAACGGTCGCCGCGGATTTTCGTGCGTTTTTGCTGGAGCAAAACAAGGCGGTGAAGCTCGGTGACTTTGCGTTAGTTCACCGGGAGGCGTTCCGTTCTGCGGTGCGTCGTTTATTCGAACATACCGGCGGGGCCCCGTTTGATGTGAAAACGGCGAAAGCGGCGCTTGACGTATCACGCAAATATTTGATTCCGCTTCTTGAGCGAATGGACGCGATGCAAATGACCGTTCGCACCGGAAATGAACGAAAATGGATCGATCGCGGTGTGCGCGGTTGGCTGAAACGAGAAAACTGA
- the selD gene encoding selenide, water dikinase SelD — protein MANIRLTTLSSKGGUGCKIAPSDLTQVLRHLPKTTKDPNLLVGTETSDDAGVYKISGEIALIQTVDFFTPIVDDPYTFGQIAAANALSDVYAMGGEPKTALNLVGFPIKQLDESILLDILQGSAIKVEEAGAVVVGGHSIDDQEPKFGLSVTGIVHPERFHRNVGAKEGDVLVLTKPIGVGIQTTALKNGKLNADRLNKVTDVMTTLNADAARLLKGVDVHAVTDVTGFGLLGHACEMAKGSGVSFIIDAGSIPVLEGTRVLAELKQVPGGTKKNHAWLKNDVAYADDIDEVMQWILCDAVTSGGLLVSLPRRAAETYVKAMKAAGSGDTAIIGEVVKAGPHTLTVKN, from the coding sequence ATGGCGAACATCCGATTGACGACGTTGAGCTCGAAAGGCGGTTGAGGCTGCAAAATCGCACCGAGCGATTTGACGCAAGTTTTGCGTCACCTTCCGAAGACAACGAAAGACCCGAATCTTCTTGTCGGAACCGAGACGAGCGACGATGCCGGCGTTTACAAAATCAGCGGCGAGATTGCCCTCATCCAAACGGTCGATTTCTTTACGCCGATCGTCGATGACCCGTACACATTCGGGCAGATCGCCGCCGCCAATGCACTAAGCGACGTTTACGCAATGGGCGGCGAACCGAAAACGGCACTCAATCTCGTCGGATTTCCGATCAAGCAGTTGGACGAGTCTATATTGCTGGACATTTTGCAAGGATCGGCGATAAAAGTAGAAGAAGCTGGCGCAGTCGTCGTCGGCGGCCACTCGATCGATGATCAGGAACCGAAGTTCGGGCTGTCGGTGACAGGGATCGTCCATCCGGAACGCTTTCACCGAAACGTCGGAGCGAAAGAAGGCGATGTACTCGTCCTGACGAAGCCGATCGGCGTCGGCATTCAGACAACGGCTTTGAAAAATGGAAAACTGAACGCGGACCGGTTGAATAAAGTCACGGACGTGATGACGACGTTGAACGCGGATGCCGCAAGGTTGTTAAAAGGCGTAGATGTGCATGCCGTGACGGACGTCACCGGCTTCGGCTTGCTTGGCCACGCGTGCGAGATGGCGAAAGGAAGCGGCGTCAGTTTCATCATCGATGCCGGCAGCATCCCCGTTCTCGAAGGGACGCGCGTGTTGGCGGAATTAAAGCAAGTGCCGGGCGGCACAAAGAAAAACCACGCATGGTTAAAAAATGACGTAGCCTACGCGGACGATATCGACGAAGTGATGCAATGGATCCTTTGCGACGCAGTCACGTCCGGCGGGTTGCTCGTCAGCCTGCCGCGGCGGGCAGCGGAAACTTATGTGAAAGCAATGAAAGCGGCGGGCAGCGGCGATACGGCAATCATCGGCGAAGTCGTGAAAGCGGGACCGCACACGTTGACCGTGAAAAACTGA
- a CDS encoding Rdx family protein, whose product MQUNYAPKAASFAEQLFTHYRGQSNSIERIELIPGSGGAFEVKVNGKLLYSKYETGVFPEAEKVIKQMEAIAG is encoded by the coding sequence ATGCAATGAAACTACGCGCCAAAAGCCGCGAGTTTCGCGGAACAGTTATTCACTCATTATCGGGGGCAGTCGAACAGCATCGAACGGATCGAGCTGATCCCCGGTTCCGGAGGCGCCTTCGAAGTCAAGGTCAACGGGAAGCTGTTGTATTCAAAATACGAGACGGGCGTGTTCCCGGAAGCCGAAAAGGTAATCAAGCAGATGGAGGCGATTGCCGGCTAA
- the selA gene encoding L-seryl-tRNA(Sec) selenium transferase — MNRLMRMLPAVHVLQEHPKFNEWAQRFEISETFLTEELRAELQQLREALLAGTWKGEPTAEALTAHLFEKLAERLESYRANKLTPVINGTGVVLHTNLGRARLSDEAVQAVTRAAVNYSSLEFNRETGKRGSRHDLVEPYVCRLTGAEAAMVVNNNAAAVFLVLSALASDRKVIVSRGQLVEIGGSFRVSSIMEESGALLVEVGTTNKTRLHDYEEAVDEETAMIMKVHTSNFTIRGFTETVDTAPLAKLAADRECVYYEDLGSGAIYDFRAEGIGKEPLVAEVLAKGADLVSFSGDKLFGGPQAGIIAGKKQLIERLKKHQLARVLRVDKMTLAALEATMKAYLFGKAQTTIPVIRDMTATVADIRARAERFVSYANRTVPAFRFAVREETSKVGGGTMPDVALPTCGVTIVHPQWTTQMVLDHLRSHEPPVIGRVASEKAFLDFRTIREDECESVLSALREPVDQ, encoded by the coding sequence ATGAATCGATTAATGCGCATGCTGCCTGCCGTGCACGTTTTGCAGGAACATCCAAAATTCAATGAATGGGCACAGCGTTTCGAGATTTCCGAGACATTTTTGACAGAGGAGCTGCGCGCGGAACTTCAACAACTGCGCGAAGCTTTATTGGCCGGAACGTGGAAAGGCGAACCGACGGCTGAAGCGTTGACGGCGCATCTTTTCGAAAAATTGGCCGAGCGGCTCGAGTCGTATCGTGCGAACAAGCTGACGCCGGTGATCAACGGCACCGGTGTCGTCCTCCATACGAATTTAGGGAGGGCCAGGTTGAGCGACGAGGCTGTACAGGCGGTCACGAGAGCGGCGGTGAATTACTCGAGTTTGGAGTTCAATCGTGAAACAGGAAAGCGCGGGTCGCGCCACGATCTTGTTGAACCGTATGTTTGCCGGTTGACTGGCGCGGAAGCGGCCATGGTCGTGAACAATAACGCGGCTGCGGTTTTTCTTGTTTTGTCGGCTTTGGCTTCAGATCGCAAAGTGATCGTTTCGCGTGGTCAACTCGTCGAAATCGGCGGATCTTTTCGCGTGTCTTCGATCATGGAGGAAAGCGGCGCGCTGCTCGTAGAAGTAGGCACGACGAATAAGACGCGATTGCATGACTACGAGGAAGCGGTCGATGAAGAAACCGCGATGATTATGAAAGTACATACGAGTAATTTCACGATTCGCGGGTTCACGGAAACCGTGGATACCGCCCCGTTGGCAAAATTGGCCGCCGATCGCGAATGCGTTTATTACGAAGATCTCGGGAGCGGAGCGATTTACGATTTCCGCGCAGAAGGCATCGGGAAAGAGCCGCTCGTTGCTGAAGTGCTCGCGAAAGGCGCAGATCTCGTTTCGTTCAGCGGCGACAAGCTTTTCGGCGGCCCGCAAGCGGGGATTATCGCTGGAAAAAAACAGCTAATCGAGCGGTTGAAGAAGCATCAATTGGCCCGTGTTCTGCGTGTTGATAAAATGACTTTGGCCGCGCTCGAGGCAACGATGAAAGCTTATCTATTCGGAAAAGCGCAAACAACGATTCCGGTCATCCGCGATATGACCGCTACTGTTGCCGACATCCGTGCGCGTGCAGAACGATTTGTTTCGTACGCCAATCGTACCGTTCCAGCGTTTCGGTTCGCTGTAAGAGAAGAAACGTCCAAGGTCGGGGGCGGGACAATGCCGGATGTCGCTTTGCCAACTTGCGGCGTCACCATTGTACATCCGCAATGGACAACGCAAATGGTTTTGGATCACTTGCGAAGTCACGAACCACCTGTGATCGGCCGCGTCGCCTCCGAAAAAGCGTTCCTCGATTTTCGAACGATTCGCGAAGACGAGTGCGAATCGGTATTGTCGGCGCTTCGCGAACCCGTCGATCAATAG
- the trxB gene encoding thioredoxin-disulfide reductase yields the protein MYKTIVVGTGPAGLTAAIYLARADMAPLVIEGPEPGGQLTLTTEVENFPGFPDGIMGPALMDDMRKQAERFGATFERGYVKSVDFSNKPFSLTVDSLGTFEGESVIISTGASAKMLGVPGESENVGKGVSTCATCDGFFFRGKKIVVVGGGDSAMEEATFLTKFASEVTVIHRRDELRASKIMQNRAKENEKIKWKLNAQVKEILADNGKVSAVQLVNQNGVEETLATDGVFIAIGHTPNTEFLKGQVGMDDKGYLNVKPGTTETTVDGVFACGDVQDFTYRQAITAAGTGCMAAMDCQRYLEGNAFTDWSLSTDQAKK from the coding sequence ATGTACAAAACGATCGTCGTCGGAACTGGACCGGCGGGCTTGACGGCGGCCATTTACTTGGCACGCGCCGATATGGCCCCGCTCGTCATCGAAGGACCGGAACCGGGCGGGCAACTGACGCTCACGACTGAAGTAGAGAACTTTCCGGGCTTTCCCGACGGCATCATGGGTCCGGCATTGATGGATGACATGAGAAAACAAGCTGAGCGTTTCGGCGCGACGTTCGAAAGAGGTTATGTGAAATCCGTCGATTTTTCAAACAAACCGTTTTCGCTGACGGTTGATTCGCTCGGGACGTTTGAAGGGGAGTCGGTGATTATTTCTACCGGCGCATCGGCAAAAATGCTCGGCGTTCCGGGAGAGAGTGAAAACGTCGGCAAAGGCGTCAGCACGTGCGCGACATGTGACGGCTTCTTTTTTCGCGGCAAAAAAATTGTTGTCGTCGGCGGTGGCGATTCGGCGATGGAGGAAGCAACGTTTTTGACGAAATTCGCTTCCGAAGTGACGGTCATTCATCGCCGCGACGAGCTGCGCGCGTCGAAAATCATGCAAAATCGGGCGAAGGAAAACGAAAAAATTAAATGGAAGCTGAACGCGCAAGTGAAGGAAATTTTGGCGGATAACGGGAAAGTGAGTGCCGTTCAATTGGTGAATCAGAACGGCGTCGAAGAAACGTTAGCCACCGACGGCGTTTTCATTGCGATCGGTCATACGCCGAACACGGAGTTCTTGAAAGGGCAGGTCGGGATGGATGATAAAGGTTATTTGAACGTGAAACCGGGAACGACGGAAACGACGGTTGACGGGGTGTTTGCCTGCGGAGACGTACAAGATTTCACGTACCGTCAAGCGATCACGGCGGCCGGAACCGGTTGCATGGCGGCGATGGATTGCCAGCGTTATCTCGAGGGAAACGCGTTCACGGACTGGAGCCTAAGCACGGATCAAGCAAAAAAATAA